The window GCGATTGCCCCGCAACATAGCCAGGTCCAACAGCTGCACTCGGCAGACTATAAAAATCCGCAGCAGCTGCCGCAGGGTGGCGTATTGGTGATTGGTGCCGGTTCTTCCGGAGTGCAGATTGCCGATGAACTGCAACGCGCCGGTAAGCCAGTGTGGCTGTCGGTGGGGCCGCACGATCGCCCGCCGCGTTCCTACCGTGGCCGGGACTTCTGCTGGTGGCTTGGGGTGCTCGGCCTGTGGGATGCCGCAGCCAGCCAACCGGGTAAAGAACATGTCACTATCGCCGTAAGTGGCGCACGCGGTGGACATACCGTTGATTTCCGTCGTCTGGCGGCGCAGGGCGTTAACCTCGTTGGCCTGACGGAAAGTTTCACTGATAACAGCGTGCGTTTTCAGGACGATCTGGCACTGAATATTGCGCGCGGCGATGCGAATTACCTCGCGTTGCTGGACGCCGCTGATGAATATATCGACCGTAATGGTCTTGATTTGCCGCCAGAACCGCAGGCGCGTGAATTCCTGCCAGACCCCGCCTGCGTCACCCATCCACAGTTGTCCCTCAATCTGGCTGAAGCCGGGATCACCAGCATTATCTGGGCGACGGGCTATGTCGCCGATTACAGCTGGCTGAAGGTCAACGCGTTTAATGAACAGGGTAGACCGCAGCATCATCGCGGCGTTTCCAGCGAGCCTGGCGTCTATTTCCTCGGCTTGCCGTGGTTGTCACGCCGTGGTTCCACCTTTATCTGGGGCGTCTGGCACGATGCCAAATTTATTGCTGACCAGATTGCTATTCAGCGCCAGTACCAGCAGTACCGCGCTCCCTCCGACTCGCTTTAAGGAACTGTTATGCCTACTCATCAACGTATTCGTATGTTCAACACCAAAGAAACCTATCCGAATCAAACGCTGGACAACGATCTCTGCCAGGCGGTGCGCGCCGGTAATACCGTCTACGTGCGCGGCCAGGTCGGCACCGATTTTGAAGGGAATCTGGTGGGACTGGGCGATCCACGCGCCCAGACTGAACAGGCGATGAAAAACCTCAAACAATTACTGGAAGAAGCCGGTAGCGACCTGAGCCATATCGTAAAAACCACCACCTATCTTATCGATCCGCGCTATCGCGAGCCGGTTTACCAGGAAGTGGGGAAATGGCTGAAAGGGGTGTTTCCCATTTCAACCGGGCTGGTGGTATCGGCGCTGGCACAGCCGCAGTGGCTGATGGAAATTGATGTGATTGCAGTGATCCCGGATGGCTGGGAGGCAAAATGACGCTTTCGATTGCCGCACGCTGTGCGGAATCCGGCCAGCTTGGTATCGCCATTAGCTCATCAAGTATTGCCGTCGGCGCGCGTTGCCCGTGGCTGGTAGCCGGAGTGGGGGCGGTATCCAGTCAAAACATTACGTTACCGGCGCTCGGGCAGCAGATTCTTGCGCGCCTCGAAGAGGGCCAGGCACCGGAACAGGCGCTAAAGAGCGCGCTGGCGGAAGATCGCTTTAGCGAATATCGCCAGGTTACGGTGATGGACGCCAGCGGTCGCAGCGCCGCCTTTAGCGGCGACAAGACGCTGGGTATTTATCATGTGGTGCAAGGTAAAGACTGCGTGGCGGCTGGCAATATGCTGGCGGATCAAGCGGTGATTGCTGCGATGGTGGCGGCTTTTGAAGCCACAACCGGTGAACTTACCAGTCGTCTGATTACGGCGTTGCAGGCGGGAATCGACGCCGGGGGGGAAGCCGGTCCGGTGCATTCTGCTGCCGTGAAGGTGGTGGATGATTACACCTGGCCGCTGGTGGATCTGCGCGTTGACTGGGCGGAGGACAACCCACTGGCTGAGCTGCACCAGTTGTGGCTGGCGTATGAACCGCAGATGCAGGCTTACGTCACCCGTGCACTCGATCCGCGCGATGCCCCGAGCTATGGCGTACCCGGCGATGAGTAGCGCAGTGCGTGATATCCTCGCGGCGCTGCTGGCGTTCGATACCACCAGCCGCGAATCCAATCTGGCGTTGATTGCCTGGATTGAGGATTTTCTGGCCCAGCGCGGCATCGCATCGCAACGCATCATGGATGACAGCGGGCGCAAAGCCAATCTGTATGCCCGGCTGGGACCGGGCGGTGATGGCGGGGTGATGTTATCCGGCCATACCGATGTGGTGCCGGTCGATGGTCAGCAATGGACGCTGCCGCCGTTTGCCCTGACGCAACAGGATGGATGTTACTATGGCCGCGGCAGTGCCGACATGAAAGGCTTCCTCGCCTGCGTGCTGGCATCGCTGGATAACTTTCTGGCCCAGCCGTTACGCCTGCCGCTGCATCTGGCTTTTTCCTATGATGAGGAAGT is drawn from Pantoea cypripedii and contains these coding sequences:
- a CDS encoding DUF1028 domain-containing protein, whose protein sequence is MTLSIAARCAESGQLGIAISSSSIAVGARCPWLVAGVGAVSSQNITLPALGQQILARLEEGQAPEQALKSALAEDRFSEYRQVTVMDASGRSAAFSGDKTLGIYHVVQGKDCVAAGNMLADQAVIAAMVAAFEATTGELTSRLITALQAGIDAGGEAGPVHSAAVKVVDDYTWPLVDLRVDWAEDNPLAELHQLWLAYEPQMQAYVTRALDPRDAPSYGVPGDE
- a CDS encoding RidA family protein, whose product is MPTHQRIRMFNTKETYPNQTLDNDLCQAVRAGNTVYVRGQVGTDFEGNLVGLGDPRAQTEQAMKNLKQLLEEAGSDLSHIVKTTTYLIDPRYREPVYQEVGKWLKGVFPISTGLVVSALAQPQWLMEIDVIAVIPDGWEAK
- a CDS encoding flavin-containing monooxygenase; this encodes MTSLKTETDTLIIGAGQAGVAMSEHLTRLGIPHLVLEKNRIAESWRSRRWDSLVANGPAWHDRFPGMEFPGCAPDSFVAKEQVADYFVSYAAMHQAPIHTGVEVLSAERNQGRSGFTVTTSAGVIHVQRIVAATGPFQRPVIPAIAPQHSQVQQLHSADYKNPQQLPQGGVLVIGAGSSGVQIADELQRAGKPVWLSVGPHDRPPRSYRGRDFCWWLGVLGLWDAAASQPGKEHVTIAVSGARGGHTVDFRRLAAQGVNLVGLTESFTDNSVRFQDDLALNIARGDANYLALLDAADEYIDRNGLDLPPEPQAREFLPDPACVTHPQLSLNLAEAGITSIIWATGYVADYSWLKVNAFNEQGRPQHHRGVSSEPGVYFLGLPWLSRRGSTFIWGVWHDAKFIADQIAIQRQYQQYRAPSDSL